A region from the Neurospora crassa OR74A linkage group V, whole genome shotgun sequence genome encodes:
- a CDS encoding Poly(A)+ RNA export protein: MAGLFGSAAASASNTLGDLKQDVELGQPPEDSISDLAFNPNPADQKDFLAVASWDKKTRIYEILSNGQGQGQAMIEHDAPVFSCDFFKDGTKVISAGADKAAKVLDLATGQSMQVAAHDMPIKCVRYFEANGTPMAVTGGWDKQIKYWDFRSANPAATVQAQERVYTMDVRDNLLVVGTADRYINVINLKDPGKFYKTMQSPLKWQTRVVSCFNDSQGFAIGSIEGRCAIQYVEDKDSASNFSFKCHRDPAQGNTTAVHAVNDISFHPQHGTFSTAGSDGTFHFWDKDAKHRLKGYPNVGGSITSTTFNKTGSIFAYAISYDWSKGYQGNSPTYPTKVMLHPVQQDECKPRPSVKKR, encoded by the exons ATGGCTGGTCTTTTTGGTTCCGCCGCCGCATCCGCGAGCAACACCCTCGGCGATCTTAAGCAGGATGTCGAGCTCGGCCAACCCCCCGAGGACAGCATCAGCGACCTTGCcttcaaccccaaccccgccGACCAGAAGGACTTCCTCGCCGTAGCCAGCTGGGACAAGAAGACACGCATTTACGAGATCTTGAGTAATGGTCAAGGTCAGGGACAGGCCATGATTGAGCATGATGCCCCCGTTTTCTCTTGCGATTTCTTCAAG GACGGCACAAAGGTCATTTCCGCCGGCGCCGACAAGGCCGCCAAGGTTCTCGATTTGGCCACCGGTCAGTCGATGCAGGTCGCTGCTCACGATATGCCCATCAAGTGCGTTCGCTACTTCGAGGCCAATGGCACGCCCATGGCGGTGACAGGTGGCTGGGACAAGCAGATCAAGTACTGGGATTTCCGCTCCGCGAACCCGGCCGCCACGGTGCAGGCCCAGGAGCGCGTTTATACCATGGATGTGCGCGACAACTTGCTCGTGGTCGGAACCGCTGATCGCTATATCAACGTGATCAACCTGAAGGACCCCGGCAAGTTCTACAAGACAATGCAGAGCCCTCTTAAATGGCAGACTCGTGTGGTCAGCTGCTTCAACGATTCTCAGGGCTTTGCTATCGGCTCGATCGAGGGTAGATGCGCCATTCAATATGTGGAGGACAAGGATTCTGC CTCCAACTTCTCTTTCAAATGCCACCGCGACCCCGCCCAAGGCAACACCACGGCCGTCCACGCTGTCAACGACATCTCCTTCCACCCCCAACACGGCACCTTCAGCACAGCCGGTAGCGACGgcaccttccacttctggGACAAGGACGCCAAGCACCGTCTCAAGGGTTACCCCAACGTCGGCGGCAGCATCACCTCGACAACGTTCAACAAGACCGGCAGCATCTTTGCCTACGCCATTAGTTATGACTGGAGCAAGGGGTACCAAGGCAACTCGCCCACGTACCCGACCAAGGTCATGCTCCACCCAGTACAGCAGGACGAGTGCAAGCCCCGTCCGAGCGTTAAGAAGAGGTAG
- a CDS encoding branched-chain-amino-acid aminotransferase, which translates to MVSHSEPPKEDLSAVALEHTIDEANALINGTSDVPKIQELDASKLVVTLADPNARQVPDEATANAASETICTDHMVTVSYNVESGWGVPELKPYGPISLMPTASVLHYATECFEGLKVFRGFDGKLRLFRPNLNAKRLLMSTLRIALPGFDPVEVEKLIAKLVAVDGAKWLPKDRPGSFLYIRPAVIGTQPQLGVQAPKQALLFITVSFMPRMDSPAGGMRLHTNPEDMIRAWVGGFGYAKVGANYGPSLLATNEARARGFHQILWLYGKEAYCTEAGASNFFIVWRAKESEGGKLQLLTAPLDDKLILDGVTRRSVLELAKARLAGEVEVVERRYTIDEVIEADKEGRIVEAFAAGTAFFIAPVSQIHHRGTDVHIPLGENDSGVYTTKIKSWMKDIMYGNEQHEWGVVINEE; encoded by the exons ATGGTGTCCCATTCCGAACCCCCCAAGGAGGACCTTTCTGCCGTTGCCCTCGAGCACACCATCGACGAGGCCAACGCCCTCATCAACGGCACCTCCGATGTCCCCAAGATCCAGGAGCTCGATGCCTCCAAGCTCGTCGTCACCCTCGCCGACCCCAATGCTCGCCAGGTCCCCGACGAAGCGACTGCGAATGCTGCCTCCGAGACCATCTGCACCGACCACATGGTCACTGTCTCCTATAACGTCGAGTCTGGCTGGGGTGTCCCCGAGCTCAAGCCCTACGGCCCCATCTCCCTGATGCCCACGGCCTCCGTCCTTCACTACGCCACCGAGTGCTTCGAGGGTCTCAAGGTCTTCCGCGGCTTCGATGGCAAGCTCCGCCTCTTCCGCCCCAACCTGAACGCCAAGCGCCTGCTCATGTCCACCCTCCGTATCGCCCTCCCCGGCTTCGACCCTGTCGAGGTTGAGAAGCTCATCGCCAAGCTCGTTGCCGTCGATGGCGCCAAGTGGCTCCCCAAGGACCGCCCcggctccttcctctacatCCGCCCCGCTGTCATCGGCACTCAGCCCCAGCTCGGCGTCCAGGCCCCCAAGCAGGCCCTTCTCTTCATCACTGTTTCCTTCATGCCTCGCATGGACAGCCCCGCCGGTGGCATGCGCCTTCACACCAACCCCGAGGATATGATCCGCGCTTGGGTTGGCGGTTTCGGCTACGCCAAGGTCGGTGCTAACTACGGTCCTTCCCTCCTCGCTACCAACGAGGCCAGGGCCCGCGGCTTCCACCAGATCCTCTGGCTCTACGGCAAGGAGGCTTACTGCACTGAGGCTGGTGCTTCCAACTTCTTCATCGTCTGGCGCGCCAAGGAGTCCGAGGGTGGCAAGCTCCAGCTCCTGACTGCTCCTCTTGACGATAAGCTCATCCTTGACGGTGTCACCCGCCGTTCCGTCCTCGAGCTCGCCAAGGCCCGCCTTGCTGGCGAGGTCGAGGTTGTCGAGCGCCGCTACACCATCGATGAGGTCATCGAGGCTGACAAGGAGGGCCGCATTGTTGAGGCTTTCGCCGCCGGTACTGCC TTCTTCATCGCCCCTGTCTCCCAGATCCACCACCGTGGCACCGACGTCCACATCCCTCTCGGCGAGAACGACTCCGGCGTCTATACCACCAAGATCAAGTCCTGGATGAAGGACATCATGTACGGCAACGAGCAGCACGAGTGGGGTGTCGTCATCAACGAGGAGTAA
- a CDS encoding COPII-coated vesicle protein → MNGYDEKRQLDEDAFGAKGSIVSAFDAFPKSKPQYVTRTTAGGKWTVFVGLISFILFWSEASRWWRGSESHTFAVEKGVSHALDINLDIVVKMKCQDIHINVQDAAGDRILAASRLHRDPTVWQHWVDNKGIHKLGRDAQGKVVTGEGYMQGQGHDEGFGEEHVHDIVSLGRRKAKWARTPRLWGATPDSCRVFGSLELNKVQGDFHITAKGHGYMEFGQHLDHSAFNFSHIISELSFGPFLPSLVNPLDQTVNIASANFHKFQYFISVVPTVYSSSGKSIVTNQYAVTEQSQEVTERIIPGIFVKYDIEPILLHIDEERDSFLVFIIKVVNVISGALVAGHWGYRISDWCQEVWGKRRRRAGGPSEGMLGGKGHERDD, encoded by the exons ATGAACGGCTACGACGAGAAGCGTCAACTAGACGAAGACGCCTTTGGCGCCAAGGGGAGCATAGTCAGCGCCTTTGACGCTTTCC CCAAATCCAAACCCCAATACGTAACCcgcaccaccgccggcggCAAATGGACCGTCTTCGTCGGCCTCatctccttcatcctcttctggTCCGAAGCCTCCCGCTGGTGGCGCGGCTCGGAATCGCACACCTTTGCCGTCGAAAAGGGCGTCTCCCACGCCCTCGACATCAACCTCGACATTGTCGTCAAAATGAAGTGCCAAGACATCCACATCAACGTGCAAGACGCGGCCGGCGACCGCATCCTGGCTGCCTCCCGGCTGCATCGCGACCCGACGGTGTGGCAGCACTGGGTCGACAACAAGGGGATTCACAAGCTGGGACGGGACGCCCAGGGCAAGGTGGTTACGGGCGAGGGGTACATGCAGGGGCAGGGGCATGACGAAGGGTTTGGGGAGGAGCACGTGCATGATATTGTTTCTTTGGGCAGGCGGAAGGCCAAGTGGGCGAGGACGCCGCGGTTGTGGGGGGCGACGCCGGACAGCTGTAGGGTGTTTGGCAGTCTGGAGTTGAACAAGGTCCAGGGCGACTTTCATATTACGGCCAAAGGACATGGATATATGGAGTTTGGCCAGCATTTGGATCATTCTg CATTCAACTTCTCCCACATCATCTCCGAGCTCTCCTTCGGCCCctttctcccctccctcGTCAACCCGCTCGACCAAACCGTCAACATCGCCTCGGCCAACTTCCACAAGTTCCAGTATTTTATTTCTGTCGTCCCCACCGTCTACTCGTCGTCAGGCAAATCCATCGTCACGAACCAGTACGCCGTCACGGAGCAGTCGCAGGAAGTCACGGAGCGCATCATCCCGGGCATCTTTGTCAAGTACGACATTGAGCCGATTCTGCTGCACATCGACGAGGAACGGGATTCTTTCCTGGTTTTTATCATCAAGGTCGTCAATGTCATTAGTGGTGCGCTGGTGGCGGGTCATTGGGGGTACAGGATTAGTGATTGGTGTCAGGAGGTgtgggggaagaggaggaggagggccggAGGGCCGAGTGAGGGTATGTTGGGTGGGAAGGGACATGAGCGTGATGATTAG
- the sad-2 gene encoding SAD-2: protein MTDRDKNGQSAADEEEQKRKAILAKAMMDDLGTARVENLPLEDVDLPPRHGRHDGRGHSGLTMPRPAPAVSDIWAEAQRQGVFNDDDAIAVRELDDLGGGRIYATRQQEVSALASRLVRGVRDHAQKVLNPELDSRLAKQYHGRGREIPPSRKINISKDMKTSTLGVLYHASQPVRQFPPNYRPSPTSPHPLATTKPLQQVPSSQGLSSSRVPVASCASSTPPIKETCRATSVQSTRHATISQGPRHPPVNQAQTQPGLATASTDLRQSSARIRQPSTSTTQGPASQQLLFLGNEHIVPPSGNESSPLSPELPNVLFKCEVDFPNPTRLPDRTLVPSMVYLSAAGKPHMGFFTLTCEGKQVCRSPISQYYHHTIDSGSRQLIIIFRGQEGYTSSHIVNFMAYMDAEDFHRTLTRLRAGKYLDQVNDSSRQMLEATIQEAAPTTVETSPTPAPRNPVSQARAEQAITTDVDTVSRQPYAPDSTTTQRAENQEILVGTLIDLDTLDDAPSTVRPQYAQSEAVELLSTLDPFEYELEHVDDQLQVQQAQSGITEQNYGLDIVKQEFVDTYRLLLQNMIKVLGEMPSNRTNRGASTMIEGLQTFVTQSAMDDECGLDESTKKELLKEVWGDSQPVDTDNVTNDIQSAPNSLPDRPKTPRPPPQTARTTSHDTSRAHSPVATTHTRRRVYQLPFLVSLYNNRLQPPHWLSELGFMPAFSRRNQPPSTCQSLEATLTATRPATPLQAAAILAPDFTRSRANHAWVMATEASETVEPTPIITSESTTQDVQAETQVSQIREHTSVVPNETATSLSHEEHINANICSDPELISLATPKPSRPPPTQMNVRGLRNSLWARPDDRLETEGVFTGPQFLTSATLRARAQLDPQAPVSATPTELAEMFSGRPSTQSIEHVTPYIAPGVQNNGPISVSNHRPATPADNTSSVGGPTPQDQTSLSTQRVVNTPIQQPSSIIAPPAQSQYPVISSILSNRSLAGSGYVTSLVPESSSIPALPQPEKSASSSSSTNPGLAGSRFASSSAPENSNGTDFPVVQVQSPVPVFEAQPTALAPRPINRGLAGSRFASGKVLSSSGIFTGHYARTQPH, encoded by the exons ATGACGGACCGCGACAAGAATGGCCAATCGGCcgccgacgaagaggagcagAAGAGAAAAGCCATTCTGGCAAAGGCCATGATGGATGACCTCGGCACTGCTCGCGTCGAAAACCTTCCGTTGGAGGATGTTGacctccctcctcgtcatGGTCGTCATGATGGCCGGGGACACTCTGGTCTTACTATGCCTCGACCTGCTCCCGCTGTGTCTGATATCTGGGCAGAGGCCCAACGACAGGGCGTTTTCAACGATGATGACGCTATTGCTGTGCGAGAACTTGATGATCTTGGAGGCGGAAGAATCTATGCCACCCGCCAGCAGGAAGTCAGCGCTTTGGCTAGCCGCCTCGTTCGTGGCGTCAGAGATCA TGCTCAAAAAGTATTGAACCCCGAGCTGGACAGCCGCCTTGCTAAACAATACCATGGCCGCGGACGCGAGATACCCCCAAGCAGAAAAATCAACATTAGCAAAGACATGAAAACATCCACTCTCGGTGTCCTTTACCATGCATCTCAGCCGGTCAGGCAATTCCCCCCAAACTACCGCCCATCTCCTACATCACCCCATCCATTGGCTACCACAAAGCCCCTTCAACAAGTCCCTTCTAGTCAAGGACTTTCGTCTTCCCGGGTTCCAGTTGCGTCTTGTGCATCTTCTACTCCGCCTATCAAAGAAACCTGTCGAGCTACTTCGGTCCAGTCAACTCGCCACGCAACTATCAGTCAAGGACCCCGTCATCCACCTGTCAACCAGGCTCAAACACAGCCTGGCCTAGCTACCGCGTCAACTGATTTACGCCAAAGCTCCGCGAGGATCCGACAACCGTCTACGTCCACCACTCAAGGCCCAGCAAGTCAGCAACTCCTGTTTTTGGGCAATGAACATATTGTTCCCCCTTCAGGGAATGAATCTTCTCCACTTTCGCCGGAGCTGCCTAACGTTCTCTTCAAATGCGAAGTTGACTTTCCTAATCCAACACGTCTGCCTGACAGAACGCTTGTACCCTCCATGGTTTATCTTTCTGCGGCCGGAAAACCACATATGGGGTTCTTTACACTGACTTGCGAAGGCAAGCAAGTCTGCCGATCGCCTATCTCTCAATATTACCATCATACTATCGACTCTGGATCCCGACAACTGATAATTATTTTCAGAGGCCAAGAGGGTTATACTAGCAGTCACATAGTCAACTTCATGGCTTATATGGACGCGGAAGATTTTCACAGGACACTCACCCGTCTTCGTGCTGGCAAATATCTGGACCAGGTTAATGACAGCTCCAGGCAGATGTTGGAGGCTACCATTCAAGAAGCAGCTCCAACTACCGTGGAGACATCTCCCACGCCGGCTCCTCGGAACCCCGTGTCTCAAGCTCGAGCGGAACAAGCAATCACAACAGATGTTGACACGGTCTCAAGACAACCATATGCACCAGATTCAACCACAACCCAACGTGCAGAGAACCAGGAGATACTGGTTGGTACGCTTATTGACTTGGACACTTTGGATGACGCTCCATCGACGGTCCGGCCACAGTATGCTCAATCTGAAGCTGTGGAGCTGCTTTCTACTCTTGATCCGTTTGAGTATGAGCTTGAACATGTCGACGATCAGCTTCAGGTCCAGCAAGCGCAATCTGGAATCACGGAACAGAACTATGGGCTTGATATTGTCAAGCAGGAGTTTGTTGATACATACCGGTTACTGTTGCAGAACATGATTAAGGTATTGGGTGAAATGCCGAGCAACAGGACGAATCGCGGTGCTTCTACGATGATTGAAGGACTCCAGACATTTGTGACGCAATCAGCAATGGATGATGAATGCGGTCTCGATGAATCAACCAAAAAAGAGCTTCTGAAGGAGGTCTGGGGCGACTCTCAACCTGTGGATACCGACAATGTTACCAACGACATTCAATCGGCTCCCAATTCTCTGCCAGATCGCCCGAAAACTCCCAGACCTCCCCCTCAGACCGCAAGAACAACTTCTCATGATACTAGCAGAGCACACTCCCCTGTAGCCACTACGCATACTCGCCGCCGTGTGTACCAGCTCCCATTCCTTGTGTCCCTTTACAACAATCGTTTGCAGCCTCCCCACTGGCTCAGTGAGCTGGGATTTATGCCCGCGTTCTCTAGAAGGAACCAGCCTCCCTCGACGTGTCAGAGCTTGGAAGCTACGCTTACAGCCACGAGGCCTGCCACTCCGCTTCAAGCGGCTGCAATTCTGGCTCCTGATTTTACCAGGAGCAGAGCCAATCACGCCTGGGTGATGGCAACAGAGGCCTCAGAGACCGTAGAGCCTACGCCCATCATAACTTCCGAGTCAACGACTCAAGATGTGCAAGCAGAGACCCAGGTATCGCAGATCAGAGAGCATACATCGGTAGTTCCCAATGAGACAGCTACGAGTCTATCCCATGAAGAGCACATAAATGCAAATATCTGCAGTGACCCCGAGCTCATCTCCTTGGCCACTCCAAAGCCATCAAGGCCTCCACCAACACAGATGAATGTTCGTGGTCTTCGAAACTCATTGTGGGCTAGACCTGATGATCGCCTTGAAACTGAAGGAGTTTTTACAGGTCCTCAATTCTTGACTAGTGCCACCCTTCGAGCGCGAGCGCAACTTGATCCACAGGCCCCAGTCAGTGCTACTCCTACCGAGTTGGCGGAAATGTTCTCTGGTAGGCCCTCTACTCAGAGTATTGAGCATGTCACTCCTTACATTGCACCTGGTGTGCAAAATAATGGACCCATTTCAGTGTCTAATCACCGGCCCGCCACCCCTGCCGACAATACTTCAAGTGTTGGAGGACCGACTCCTCAGGATCAAACATCTCTTTCAACCCAGCGTGTTGTTAACACGCCTATTCAGCAGCCAAGCTCCATCATCGCACCGCCTGCTCAATCGCAGTATCCGGTCATCTCTAGCATTCTTTCCAACCGTAGCCTGGCTGGCTCAGGGTATGTGACTAGTTTGGTGCCAGAGAGTTCGTCCATACCAGCTCTCCCTCAACCCGAGAAATCTGCTTCTTCAAGCAGCTCCACCAACCCTGGTTTAGCCGGCTCTAGGTTTGCTAGCAGTTCAGCACCAGAAAACTCTAATGGTACCGACTTTCCCGTTGTTCAAGTCCAATCGCCGGTTCCTGTTTTCGAGGCCCAACCGACGGCTCTCGCTCCTAGACCTATCAACCGCGGTTTGGCCGGATCAAGATTCGCTTCTGGCAAGGTGCTATCCAGCTCTGGTATCTTTACGGGCCACTACGCTCGAACGCAGCCACATTGA